A stretch of bacterium DNA encodes these proteins:
- a CDS encoding 2-oxo acid dehydrogenase subunit E2 → MIKEVIMPKLGETMEEGYLASWKKEEGEKVEKGDVLFEVMSDKTNFEVESLHEGYLRKQLFQPSDDPIDVTTVIGYITDTLDEPLPEVSSPKVVEQQVTETEEPTKDATEVSPLKVEQEKEEVLGETRLKASPLARRVAEDANVDISVVVGTGPEGRIEKDDVLKYIEEQKQKPEVKPKGSAEYEVIPWTPLRKIISEKLTESKKTIPHFYFQGKLFIDEIIRVKEIAKKNNIDLTYTDFLVFFLSRAIQKYPLINGSVEANEIRVYESVDIGLAVSINDGLIVPVLRDCVNKGIEELSKEIKSVASKARENKLSANDVKGARFIISNLGMYGVDNFQPIISPPGVAIMGVGSINKEPVVISGSVEVRSVMNVSFSFDHRVIDGSYAGLFYSYFKKITENPSLHFFLGKV, encoded by the coding sequence ATGATAAAAGAAGTTATAATGCCTAAACTCGGCGAAACTATGGAAGAAGGGTACCTTGCTTCTTGGAAAAAAGAGGAGGGTGAAAAGGTTGAGAAAGGTGATGTTTTATTTGAAGTAATGAGCGATAAGACTAATTTTGAGGTAGAATCTCTCCATGAAGGATATCTTAGAAAACAACTGTTTCAACCTTCTGATGACCCAATAGATGTAACTACTGTTATAGGATATATAACAGATACTCTTGATGAGCCTCTACCAGAGGTTTCTTCTCCTAAGGTAGTTGAACAACAGGTAACAGAAACAGAAGAACCTACAAAAGATGCAACAGAGGTTTCACCATTAAAGGTTGAACAAGAGAAAGAAGAGGTTTTAGGAGAGACTCGACTTAAAGCCTCCCCTCTTGCAAGGAGAGTTGCAGAAGATGCAAATGTGGATATTTCTGTTGTTGTAGGAACAGGACCAGAAGGTAGGATAGAAAAAGATGATGTTCTAAAATATATTGAAGAACAGAAGCAAAAACCTGAAGTGAAACCTAAGGGTTCTGCTGAATATGAGGTAATCCCATGGACTCCTTTAAGGAAGATAATATCGGAAAAACTTACAGAAAGTAAAAAGACTATACCTCATTTTTATTTTCAAGGTAAACTATTTATTGATGAAATAATCCGAGTAAAAGAGATAGCCAAAAAGAACAATATAGACCTTACGTATACAGATTTTCTGGTATTTTTTCTAAGTAGGGCTATACAAAAATATCCTTTAATAAACGGAAGCGTTGAAGCCAATGAGATTAGGGTTTATGAGAGTGTTGATATAGGTTTAGCTGTATCAATAAATGATGGACTTATAGTTCCTGTCTTAAGAGATTGTGTAAATAAGGGTATTGAAGAGTTATCTAAAGAGATAAAATCTGTAGCTTCCAAAGCAAGAGAAAATAAGTTATCAGCAAATGATGTTAAGGGAGCAAGGTTTATTATTTCCAATCTTGGTATGTACGGAGTGGATAACTTTCAACCAATAATAAGCCCGCCTGGAGTTGCTATTATGGGGGTGGGTAGTATAAATAAAGAGCCAGTTGTTATTTCTGGCAGTGTAGAGGTAAGGTCGGTTATGAACGTATCTTTCTCTTTTGACCATAGAGTTATTGATGGTTCGTATGCAGGTCTTTTTTATTCTTACTTTAAAAAAATAACAGAAAATCCTTCCCTGCATTTTTTTTTAGGCAAGGTATAA
- the cysE gene encoding serine O-acetyltransferase: MFRQIKEDIKTVFEKDPAARNLFEVISSYPGLHALFFYRISHFLWKRGDKTLARIVSNICRNLTGIEIHPGASIGKRFFIDHGMGVVIGETAEIGDDVLLYQGVVLGGTSLEKKKRHPTLGDNVVVGAGAIVLGDIEIGDGAKIGAGSVVIKPVPSCATVVGVPGRVVGEKREEKVDLDHNKLPDPVSDALKFIMEEQSRLEERIRVVENMENLKCKMDKYFEVKKKEILKAFSSNSNMEKK; the protein is encoded by the coding sequence ATGTTTAGACAAATAAAAGAAGATATAAAAACTGTATTTGAAAAAGATCCAGCGGCAAGAAACCTGTTTGAGGTTATTAGTTCTTACCCAGGTTTACATGCGCTTTTTTTTTATAGGATATCTCATTTTTTATGGAAACGTGGAGATAAAACTCTTGCAAGGATTGTATCAAATATTTGTAGAAATTTAACAGGTATAGAGATACATCCTGGCGCTTCTATTGGGAAACGGTTTTTTATAGACCACGGTATGGGAGTGGTTATAGGGGAAACAGCAGAGATAGGGGATGATGTTCTGCTTTACCAAGGAGTTGTCCTTGGAGGAACTTCTTTAGAGAAAAAAAAGAGGCATCCTACCCTCGGAGATAATGTTGTTGTGGGGGCGGGTGCTATTGTTTTAGGTGATATTGAAATTGGTGATGGCGCAAAAATAGGAGCTGGTTCAGTTGTTATTAAACCGGTACCTTCTTGCGCAACTGTTGTGGGTGTGCCCGGTAGGGTAGTTGGAGAAAAGAGAGAAGAGAAAGTGGATTTAGACCATAATAAACTTCCTGACCCAGTTTCTGATGCCTTAAAGTTTATAATGGAAGAACAATCAAGGCTGGAAGAAAGGATTAGAGTTGTTGAAAATATGGAAAATTTGAAATGTAAGATGGACAAATATTTTGAAGTAAAGAAAAAAGAAATCTTAAAAGCCTTCTCTTCAAATTCAAATATGGAGAAAAAATGA
- a CDS encoding LysM peptidoglycan-binding domain-containing protein translates to MKIFKFTIVFCCLFYVTLLYPDSVAHYHKVKKGETLFSISKKYNIDIATIKSLNNINSSVIHPGQRLVIRKAFVKNTNSSVNNVVKNVNDSYTTSYYKVQKGDTLSKISRKFKVPIARIKNMNNLRSDRLSVGQNLKISVVYKPAPVRLPSIENLSPTPIAIVSEKTYYTVKQEDTLESIADRFGITSEEIKRTNLLDEKDFKVGQVLVIQKCEPITENETSKLVPDEDDENIRFRLIKEAFAYLGTPYRLGGSGKRGIDCSALTRNIYKNIGLSIPTTSYLQYKEGEEIGVNELAEGDLLFFRRRGVVDHVAIYIGKKRFIHASYSQRKVAIASMDDSYFRNHFVAAKRYLPLEEDPFAKRGKYAVEE, encoded by the coding sequence ATGAAAATATTTAAATTTACTATAGTTTTTTGTTGTCTTTTTTATGTTACCCTGTTGTATCCGGATTCTGTAGCACATTACCATAAAGTAAAGAAAGGTGAAACACTCTTTTCTATATCAAAAAAATATAATATTGATATTGCAACTATAAAATCTCTCAATAATATCAATAGTTCTGTTATACATCCAGGGCAAAGGCTTGTTATTAGAAAAGCCTTTGTTAAAAATACAAATAGTAGTGTGAACAATGTAGTTAAAAATGTAAACGATTCATATACAACCAGTTATTATAAAGTTCAAAAAGGAGATACCTTATCTAAAATAAGCAGGAAATTTAAGGTCCCTATAGCCAGAATAAAGAATATGAATAACCTAAGAAGTGACAGGTTGTCAGTTGGGCAAAACCTAAAAATTAGCGTTGTTTATAAACCTGCACCTGTTCGACTACCTTCAATAGAAAATCTCTCTCCTACACCTATAGCTATTGTTTCGGAGAAAACATATTATACAGTAAAACAAGAAGATACCCTTGAAAGTATTGCTGACAGGTTTGGGATTACCTCAGAAGAAATAAAACGGACAAACCTTTTGGATGAGAAAGATTTCAAGGTAGGCCAGGTATTAGTAATTCAAAAGTGTGAACCAATAACAGAAAATGAAACATCTAAACTGGTACCTGATGAAGACGATGAAAATATAAGATTTAGGTTAATAAAAGAGGCGTTTGCTTACCTTGGAACACCGTACAGGTTAGGAGGTAGCGGTAAAAGAGGGATAGATTGTTCAGCTCTTACTCGTAATATTTATAAAAATATAGGTTTATCTATACCCACAACCTCGTATTTGCAATATAAAGAAGGCGAAGAGATAGGTGTTAATGAACTGGCTGAAGGTGACCTTCTTTTCTTTAGAAGAAGAGGAGTTGTTGACCACGTAGCAATATATATAGGGAAAAAACGTTTTATACACGCAAGTTATTCTCAAAGAAAAGTTGCAATAGCTTCTATGGATGATTCTTATTTTAGGAACCACTTTGTTGCAGCAAAAAGATACCTGCCTTTAGAGGAAGATCCTTTTGCAAAAAGGGGAAAATATGCTGTCGAGGAATAA
- a CDS encoding DUF4432 family protein: MLSRNNGCRFMEFVWNGFNAIIMENDLIRLEILPDKGTDIVEFLYKPKDIDFMWRSPNLLYKPSFVVTAESKGGSFLDYYTGGWQEIFPNGGSKCEYKNAVLGVHGEVALIPWQYTILEDTQDIVSIKFYTQTYRTPFVIEKILTIEKGSPTIKIDESIKNVGEEEMDFIWGHHPAFGKPFISPDTIIKIKEANLKVATGDSKSFSILKQAVTEWPFAEGKDGTKVDMSICPSENDKVSDMLFLSELKEGRYDIFNTKLKVGFFMEFPLSIFKYIWFWRVAKGSFHWPWYGRTYNIALEPFSSLPNLSESIKRNDQLKLEAGETLNATIKAGIIES, from the coding sequence ATGCTGTCGAGGAATAATGGTTGTAGATTTATGGAGTTTGTGTGGAATGGTTTTAATGCGATTATTATGGAAAATGACCTGATAAGGTTAGAAATACTTCCAGATAAAGGTACAGATATAGTTGAATTTTTATATAAACCGAAAGATATAGATTTTATGTGGAGAAGTCCTAACCTTTTATATAAACCATCTTTTGTTGTTACTGCTGAGTCAAAAGGAGGTAGTTTTCTTGATTATTATACAGGGGGATGGCAAGAAATTTTCCCTAATGGTGGCAGTAAATGTGAATATAAGAACGCTGTTTTAGGGGTTCATGGTGAGGTAGCACTTATCCCATGGCAATATACAATACTGGAAGATACACAAGATATAGTCTCTATTAAGTTTTATACCCAGACATATAGAACACCTTTTGTTATTGAAAAAATATTAACTATTGAAAAAGGTAGTCCTACTATAAAAATAGATGAATCTATAAAAAATGTTGGAGAAGAAGAGATGGATTTTATTTGGGGGCACCATCCAGCATTCGGAAAACCTTTTATTTCCCCTGATACAATAATAAAAATAAAAGAAGCAAACTTAAAAGTTGCTACCGGTGATAGTAAATCTTTTTCTATATTAAAACAAGCAGTAACTGAATGGCCTTTTGCGGAAGGAAAAGATGGCACAAAAGTTGATATGAGTATCTGCCCTTCAGAAAATGATAAAGTTTCTGATATGCTTTTTCTTTCTGAATTAAAAGAAGGTAGATACGATATTTTTAACACAAAATTGAAAGTAGGATTCTTTATGGAATTTCCTCTCTCTATTTTTAAATATATATGGTTTTGGAGGGTTGCTAAGGGAAGTTTTCATTGGCCATGGTACGGTAGAACGTACAATATCGCCTTAGAACCTTTTTCAAGTCTACCTAATCTTTCAGAATCTATCAAAAGAAACGACCAGTTGAAACTGGAAGCAGGCGAAACCCTGAACGCAACTATCAAAGCTGGAATAATAGAAAGTTAA
- the gatB gene encoding Asp-tRNA(Asn)/Glu-tRNA(Gln) amidotransferase subunit GatB: MENYDVVIGLEVHVELSTNSKLFCGCSTKFGSEPNTQACPVCAGMPGALPVLNGKVVELAIKTGVALACEIAEVSKFARKHYFYPDLSKNYQISQHEPPIAYNGHLLLDGKKIKIKRIHIEEDAGKLIHSDDEFGNSFVDLNRSGMSLLEIVTEPDIKSSLEAEKFLNNLKHILEYLEISDCNMEEGSLRCDANVSVKLKGDNVLGVKTEIKNLNSFKAVRKAIDYEFFRQVSILKQKMDVMQESRLWNEELQITEGMRSKEEAHDYRYFSDPDLPSIYVNKDMLDKAISEIEELPSQRKERLIEEYNLTEYDAEVLTSKKELSDYFEKTASKIRNPKVAVNWIMGDLMAILKEDKIEISNSPVTSEFMVQILTLIEENKITGTSAKEVLYECFKSGKPPEAIVKEKDLIQINDDNLVKDFIKEVLDDNPKAIQDYKAGRKQALGYLVGQIVKKTEGKIDPKIITDSIKKALEEL; encoded by the coding sequence ATGGAAAATTATGATGTAGTTATAGGGTTAGAAGTTCATGTGGAGCTGTCTACAAACTCAAAACTGTTCTGCGGTTGTTCTACAAAATTTGGTTCTGAGCCAAATACTCAGGCGTGCCCTGTGTGTGCAGGGATGCCAGGTGCTTTACCTGTTTTAAACGGTAAGGTTGTAGAGTTAGCAATAAAGACTGGAGTTGCTCTTGCTTGTGAAATTGCTGAAGTATCTAAATTTGCAAGAAAACATTATTTTTACCCTGATTTATCTAAAAATTATCAAATTTCTCAACACGAACCGCCTATAGCTTATAACGGACATCTTCTTCTGGATGGGAAAAAGATAAAAATAAAGAGAATCCATATAGAAGAAGACGCTGGTAAACTTATTCATTCAGATGATGAATTTGGGAATTCTTTTGTTGATCTTAATAGAAGCGGTATGTCTTTACTTGAGATTGTCACGGAACCTGATATAAAGAGTTCATTAGAAGCAGAAAAGTTTCTTAATAACCTAAAACATATTCTTGAATATCTTGAAATTAGTGATTGTAATATGGAAGAAGGTTCTCTTAGATGTGATGCTAATGTATCTGTTAAACTTAAAGGTGACAATGTTTTGGGTGTGAAGACTGAAATTAAAAATTTAAATTCCTTTAAAGCTGTTAGAAAGGCGATAGATTATGAGTTTTTTAGACAGGTATCTATCTTAAAACAAAAAATGGATGTTATGCAGGAATCTCGGCTTTGGAATGAAGAACTACAAATAACAGAAGGAATGAGAAGTAAAGAAGAAGCACACGATTATAGGTATTTTTCTGACCCTGACTTACCTTCTATATATGTTAACAAAGATATGCTGGATAAGGCTATTTCTGAAATTGAAGAACTACCTTCTCAAAGGAAAGAAAGGTTAATAGAAGAATATAATCTTACTGAATATGATGCAGAAGTGTTAACTTCAAAAAAAGAACTCTCAGACTATTTTGAAAAAACTGCATCAAAAATTAGAAACCCAAAGGTAGCTGTAAACTGGATTATGGGTGACCTAATGGCAATCTTAAAAGAAGATAAGATAGAAATTTCTAATTCTCCTGTTACATCGGAATTTATGGTTCAAATACTTACACTTATAGAAGAAAATAAGATAACTGGAACTTCTGCTAAAGAAGTGTTATATGAATGTTTCAAGAGCGGTAAACCTCCTGAAGCAATAGTGAAAGAGAAAGATCTTATACAGATTAATGATGATAACCTTGTTAAAGATTTTATAAAAGAAGTTTTAGATGATAACCCTAAGGCTATACAAGATTATAAAGCAGGCAGAAAACAAGCATTAGGGTATCTTGTTGGTCAGATAGTTAAAAAGACAGAAGGTAAAATAGACCCTAAAATTATTACTGATAGCATAAAAAAAGCTTTAGAAGAATTGTAG
- a CDS encoding S41 family peptidase — MKKIILFVMGLISLSVIIGSDVQVSQARLKEEEIYRNIELFIDAMEVVRRDYVNNVEDKELVYGALKGMLISLDPYSAFLEPKMKEELQIETKGEFQGVGMEITLKDGIITVVSPIEDTPAWNAGIKPDDKILEIEGESTKGFSTLEAAQKLRGKKGTQVKIKIMRKGASELKEISLTRDVIKVKSVREKKLDNNLGYVRIRDFQEKTAYDFLNVLKDFNSNDIKGIVLDLRNNPGGLLSSSVAISEMFLPTGKLIVYTQGREEGDKHSYYSRKKEVWNKPVVILINQGSASASEIVTGALKDNLSTVSLVGHKTFGKGSVQNLIPLKDGSALKLTIAHYYTPSGVCIEGKGIEPDITVELPEDNHITLGDKGDVQYLSAIEELKKIVDTYESKN, encoded by the coding sequence ATGAAAAAGATTATTCTGTTTGTTATGGGACTTATTTCTCTCTCCGTAATAATTGGTAGCGATGTTCAAGTCTCTCAAGCAAGGTTGAAAGAAGAAGAGATTTATAGAAACATCGAACTATTTATAGATGCTATGGAGGTTGTGCGTAGAGATTACGTTAATAATGTTGAAGATAAGGAACTTGTTTACGGAGCCCTAAAGGGAATGCTGATTTCTCTTGACCCATACAGTGCTTTTCTTGAACCAAAAATGAAAGAAGAGTTACAGATTGAAACCAAGGGAGAGTTTCAAGGTGTTGGAATGGAGATAACTCTAAAGGATGGTATAATAACGGTAGTAAGCCCTATCGAGGATACCCCAGCTTGGAATGCTGGAATAAAACCAGACGACAAGATACTTGAGATTGAAGGCGAGTCTACAAAAGGTTTTTCTACTTTAGAAGCAGCGCAGAAATTGAGAGGTAAAAAAGGTACACAGGTAAAAATAAAGATAATGAGGAAAGGGGCTAGTGAATTGAAAGAAATTTCTCTTACAAGAGATGTGATAAAAGTTAAATCTGTGAGAGAAAAGAAACTTGATAATAATCTTGGATATGTTAGGATAAGGGATTTCCAAGAGAAGACTGCTTATGATTTTCTAAATGTTCTAAAAGATTTTAATTCAAACGATATTAAAGGGATTGTTCTTGACCTAAGGAATAATCCTGGGGGTCTTCTTTCTTCATCTGTTGCAATAAGCGAGATGTTTCTTCCTACTGGAAAACTGATAGTCTATACTCAAGGGAGAGAAGAAGGCGATAAACATTCTTATTATAGCAGGAAGAAGGAAGTATGGAACAAACCTGTTGTCATACTTATCAACCAAGGGAGTGCAAGCGCTTCTGAGATTGTAACAGGAGCACTAAAGGACAATCTTTCTACTGTTTCTTTGGTAGGCCATAAGACCTTTGGTAAAGGTTCTGTGCAGAACCTTATTCCTCTTAAAGATGGTTCTGCTTTAAAACTTACCATAGCTCACTACTATACGCCTTCTGGAGTATGTATTGAAGGAAAAGGTATAGAACCTGATATTACCGTTGAACTTCCTGAAGATAACCATATTACCTTGGGAGATAAGGGGGATGTTCAATATTTGAGCGCAATAGAAGAACTAAAAAAAATAGTTGATACTTATGAGTCGAAAAACTAA
- a CDS encoding divergent polysaccharide deacetylase family protein, producing the protein MSRKTKKENNSFIWFLPLVLTIVLAILIVVLFIVKELKKEPGLLPETEVESPVVSIPEPVQDVKEDKDVDTHKEKKTVSLLPTQTKKKKTFSGKPRIALIIDDVGWNKEIVKELEKINQPFTLSILPKAQHSEEIFDSIKNNRVVELFLHQPMEPIPPARSLDKGLLTTKMAKEELVEQFKDNLKYYYPHIKGVNNHMGSLFTTNKEKMKIVLEEMKDKNLVFVDSMTSTKSCGYQLAKDMGLKAGKRDVFLDNISDHKYIENQIKELVETAKREGSAIGIGHARKTTVQVLKKVIPSLTDEVDIVSASSLLE; encoded by the coding sequence ATGAGTCGAAAAACTAAAAAAGAGAATAACAGTTTTATTTGGTTTCTACCTTTAGTGCTAACCATTGTTTTAGCAATTTTGATAGTGGTTCTTTTTATAGTAAAAGAACTTAAAAAAGAGCCAGGTTTATTACCTGAAACAGAAGTTGAGTCGCCTGTTGTATCTATTCCAGAACCAGTACAAGATGTGAAAGAAGATAAAGATGTAGATACACACAAAGAGAAGAAAACAGTTTCTTTGTTACCGACTCAAACTAAAAAGAAAAAAACTTTTAGTGGTAAACCTCGTATTGCTTTAATTATTGATGATGTAGGATGGAATAAAGAAATTGTTAAGGAATTAGAAAAAATTAATCAACCGTTTACTCTTTCCATATTACCTAAAGCTCAGCATAGCGAAGAAATCTTTGATTCAATCAAAAATAATAGAGTTGTTGAACTTTTTCTTCATCAACCTATGGAGCCAATTCCTCCAGCTCGCTCTTTAGATAAAGGGTTATTAACAACAAAAATGGCTAAAGAAGAATTGGTTGAGCAGTTTAAAGATAATCTTAAATACTATTATCCGCATATAAAAGGTGTAAACAATCATATGGGTTCACTTTTCACAACCAATAAAGAAAAGATGAAAATTGTTCTTGAGGAAATGAAAGATAAAAACCTTGTTTTTGTGGATAGTATGACCTCAACAAAAAGTTGTGGTTACCAACTGGCAAAAGATATGGGATTGAAGGCAGGTAAGAGAGACGTGTTTCTTGATAATATTTCTGACCATAAATATATAGAGAACCAGATAAAAGAACTTGTTGAGACTGCAAAAAGAGAAGGTAGCGCAATAGGTATAGGGCATGCAAGAAAAACCACTGTACAGGTTTTAAAAAAAGTTATACCTTCTTTAACAGATGAGGTAGATATAGTTTCGGCTTCGAGCCTTCTTGAATAA
- the tsaD gene encoding tRNA (adenosine(37)-N6)-threonylcarbamoyltransferase complex transferase subunit TsaD, with amino-acid sequence MITLGIETSCDETGIGVVKDGRLITNLVASQEKIHSIYGGVMPEMASRAHLQYIDNLFIEALRISNILPEDIDAIGVTHHPGLKGSLLVGVSFACGLALSINRPLYMVNHLYAHISSNFLDSKVRFPAIGIVVSGGHTTFFYIENPVKFSVIGKTLDDACGETFDKVGRMLGLPFPGGPNVEKEALKGDENKIKFPVPLLSKKSLDFSFSGLKTSVLYHIKKFGTKDNVPDICAGFQKAVGDILVEKVKRAIDTYKPESFLVGGGVIQNRYIRKRLNDLATNKKIQIFIPDTKLCMDNGAMVAVMTWRLLKEGVTPSDKSINVIPT; translated from the coding sequence ATGATTACTTTGGGGATAGAAACTTCTTGTGATGAAACTGGTATAGGTGTTGTTAAAGATGGGCGTTTAATTACAAATCTTGTGGCAAGCCAAGAAAAAATACATTCAATCTACGGTGGTGTTATGCCTGAGATGGCAAGCCGAGCACACCTACAATATATAGATAATCTATTTATAGAAGCTTTACGTATAAGCAATATACTTCCTGAAGATATTGACGCTATTGGAGTAACACATCATCCTGGATTAAAAGGTTCTCTCCTTGTTGGGGTTTCATTTGCGTGTGGTCTTGCGCTTTCAATCAATCGTCCTTTATATATGGTAAACCATCTTTATGCTCATATATCATCAAATTTTTTAGATTCGAAAGTACGTTTTCCAGCTATAGGTATAGTTGTTTCAGGTGGGCATACAACTTTCTTTTATATTGAAAACCCAGTGAAATTTTCTGTTATTGGAAAAACTTTAGATGATGCCTGTGGCGAAACCTTTGATAAAGTTGGAAGAATGCTTGGCTTACCGTTTCCAGGAGGCCCTAACGTTGAAAAAGAGGCTCTTAAAGGGGATGAAAACAAGATAAAGTTTCCAGTTCCTTTATTATCAAAAAAATCACTCGATTTTAGTTTTAGTGGTCTTAAAACATCTGTACTTTACCATATCAAAAAATTTGGTACAAAAGATAATGTGCCAGATATATGTGCTGGATTTCAAAAAGCAGTGGGAGATATTCTTGTAGAAAAGGTAAAAAGAGCTATTGATACATATAAACCAGAATCTTTTCTTGTGGGTGGGGGGGTGATACAGAACCGATATATTAGAAAAAGATTGAATGATTTAGCCACTAACAAAAAAATCCAAATATTTATACCAGATACTAAATTGTGTATGGACAATGGAGCTATGGTAGCTGTAATGACTTGGCGACTTCTTAAAGAAGGGGTAACTCCTTCTGATAAAAGTATTAATGTAATACCAACCTAA
- the mltG gene encoding endolytic transglycosylase MltG yields the protein MKKTDKFLIPCLVLLAIGFISIKIITTPPLLTSASLIEIPEGATTFEISKLLEEKRVIKKAKWFRYLTKKYKVQEKLKAGIYEFSGRTPIKKVISKLAKGEVSLVKVSIPEGSTIKEIATILEKKSLVKKEDFIQYANLKEIEGFLFPDTYFFPYKVSVEAISSTMFKRFKDVLEEVYGEPITEENFDKIKEIVTVASIVEKEAKTKNEREIVAGIIYNRLKKNMYIQSCSTVMYVLDNPKKRLSSKDIKIRSPYNTYRYKGLPPGPIANPGKISLTAAIKPKNTDYLFFVSMGDGRNYFSKTYRQHQAAIDSFLSSNSQTDTSNSQ from the coding sequence ATGAAGAAAACAGATAAATTTTTGATACCTTGCTTGGTTTTACTTGCGATAGGGTTTATATCCATAAAGATTATAACAACCCCACCGCTCCTAACTTCTGCCAGTTTAATAGAAATACCTGAAGGGGCAACTACTTTTGAAATATCTAAACTGCTTGAAGAAAAAAGAGTAATAAAAAAAGCTAAATGGTTTCGCTATTTAACAAAAAAATATAAGGTACAAGAAAAACTTAAAGCAGGTATATATGAATTTTCTGGCAGAACACCTATAAAAAAAGTTATATCTAAATTAGCAAAAGGAGAAGTTTCGCTTGTAAAAGTTTCTATCCCAGAAGGTTCTACCATAAAAGAAATTGCTACAATACTTGAGAAAAAATCCCTTGTTAAAAAAGAAGATTTTATACAATACGCAAACCTTAAAGAGATAGAAGGTTTTCTTTTTCCTGATACATATTTTTTCCCTTACAAAGTCTCGGTAGAGGCTATCTCTTCCACTATGTTTAAAAGGTTTAAAGATGTTTTAGAAGAGGTATATGGCGAACCCATAACTGAAGAAAACTTTGATAAAATCAAAGAGATAGTTACAGTAGCTTCAATTGTTGAAAAAGAAGCTAAAACCAAAAATGAAAGAGAAATAGTTGCCGGTATTATATATAACAGACTAAAGAAAAATATGTATATTCAAAGTTGTTCAACTGTTATGTATGTGTTAGACAACCCTAAAAAAAGGCTCTCCAGCAAAGATATTAAAATTAGATCTCCCTACAACACGTACCGATATAAAGGATTGCCGCCTGGTCCTATCGCTAATCCCGGTAAAATTTCGCTAACAGCTGCTATTAAGCCTAAAAATACCGATTATCTATTTTTTGTTTCTATGGGTGATGGGCGTAACTATTTCTCCAAAACATATAGGCAACATCAGGCAGCGATAGATTCTTTCCTTTCTTCAAACAGTCAGACAGATACATCTAACTCTCAGTAA